ttttggccaatagggggagctttgaaatgggcctgtagcttttgaagtctgtggggtccagtgtggttttctttagtttaggttctatgatggcctgtttgaaggagctgggaaacaaaccagttgagagcgacagattaaaaaactttgtgacccatggtccaatagtgtcaaagacaccgacaaggagcttatgggggaggatgtctgcagagttggaggagggtttcgttttggataaaagtgctgagatgtcctccagtgtcacagggtcgaaagaggaccaggtttgcagagggggatcagctcgggtcagacagccagagggtggtgggatattgtgtttaatatccctgatcttgtctgtgaagaagtttaggaagtcattgctgtcagctttacagagcacaggggcagcagggacagcaggggacacaatggactggattgtgtcaaagattactctggggtttttcttgtttgtggctataagtttgtggaagtagctggatcttgcctccttaatcattttatttaatgaggttatgagatctttcagatgtaacctgtgtacctcCAACTGGGTTgctttccaaagacgctcagttttgcgacatgTTCTCCTTaactttaaaatgttttcatttatccagggacaagaccacttacgagtgacattggttttcaagggagccacctggtcaagaatagagctgcagtgtgtggcaaagcactggataaactcatcaacatcgggacactcattaagaagactagggttaaacagggcacagaaatcctgggctgtggactctgtaatgatcctcctcttggcccttctaggtgcaggcttgggctcaagaggcacacataagtcaaaaaacacaccacaatagtcattcaagtggacatcctcaacacacacatttgtgatgtGTAAGCCcagtgagaaaaccaggtccagggtatggcctttcttgtgggtggggccagatacatgttgtttgaggttaaaagtgtcagtcatggctaaaagttccattgctgggctggatgaattgttgtcgatgtgcagattgaaatccccaagaattaaaaccttctccagttttattattgatgctaggaaatcactgaaatcgcttaagaaggcaccagcagggccagggggacggtagattaagaaacagtagaacacactggacgagccaatcttgatcatttgtgactcaaatgagggaaagtcatcggtgctcatccctctgtatatgtatttgtcttggtgcactacagcaaggccaccgccccggcgacaggggcggggctgaccaacagcagagcagccaggagggcacagttcatttaaatgaatgaactccccatccctctgccacgtctccgtcaggaataatgcgTCCAAGTTCCTGTTAGTAAAAAGCTCATTTAtggagaaggatttattggcaatggaaaGTGCATTTAGTAACCCAAACCGACTAGGCGGTGGTGACGtcatggtgttcgtgtccgctgtgtgtaatgggatttgtctcaaccacctacgatgccttttagcagagtgaaaccccatacgagacctggatatgacaggaatggggaagagcaaggcagaggtgtaggctgctggagatggggaaggagaagaggaattcactgaggtggttagttgacaggtggacagtgagggcctgggagaggaggagagatcagttggggtgttatttattctcactacagattttacAGGAGACTGTGAACatggtgatattagatgtgaccagcagggggagcaggtgactgcagcagaagagggagggcatagtcacataggtgtgggtgtggttttagtcaggaccgcgtgttggatgttttgagccaagaccctgctgcctagtctagaggggtggacaccatcggacttgtagaaggaggggcggttccagaacagattaaagttctcaataaaactgaagccgttcagagcagaggcggactggagccaggtgttcaggctgaggagtcggctgaaacggcccacaccacgggcaaaggaggggaggggcctggaaatgaaaacagcctttcCGGATCCTTtaagtttatcaaagaggtttttaaaatgaacctttgtcacttcggactgttgaagagaagtgtcattgaagcccacgtgaactatgaccCGGGTAACGGTGGaaggcagtgagagcagcagctgaggcagttcatggaggatggaggtgacagtggaaccaggaaaacacctggttatggcgttaaagaaacggacgtgacggatgatggagtccccgaggatagcggtggtcggagggaaaagtggtcgaggagacgatGTTGAGGGTGaggggttcctggtctctctaggtggacattccacgggtgggccgtcggagtgacggcggacggcctcacGGAGAAGGCGGCGCCGGGAAGAAGAGCGGACCGAGGAGcagggacccttgttcgacggcttcacaggaggaccggctttaggaccgtcgccggtaatcagctcggtggcagccacggtgtcagcaggagccggttcccggacagagccaggtgggatggggggcacatcagCCGTGGCGGGGGgggccggagcgtcctccacggacaggacgcagaagcggtttgatgtgctgatggtcggcggtggtgagtctttgctggtgttctttttgcggccacgaatcaccacttcagaccagggtgtagaacacggggggcgagaacaggcagaggaaggatcccataacaccgtatcatcacaggaggctttgggcttctctgcgcttttcaggaaaagactggacagtgtgggaaggcggctggagaaaccacagagctgggcatttttttccgcgagttctgcggagaggcgcagtatttcctctttgaggtccgcgatagtttggtaagcctttaccagggttttgtttgcttggacgagaggactatctccggctgatgaggatgacgccatggtggaaacagcgagataccggggcagagcgcgggaagtgGTGGGTGACAgtcagaggtaaggatccactgacaatactgacctgccctGATGGAGGTTTGAGTCGATAGcctcaagttaaaaagacacggttaagaggttgggttcaagtgagtaagcgttgaaaggcaagaaataagtagttaaaaggctggatttctgagagtagatccgccggcggtttgacagacgccacgcatgcaCATCAAGGGGAAAGGATGTGAATGGTCAAGATGGTGATggtatatcagtagatgcttagtaataaaaataatagttTGTCTCGTCTGTCAAAACAAACATGCATAGTTTGAACAAAGTGGTTCGGcatattttgtgattctgtgaatAAAATTACTAGTGGATATGATGTATTTGGGTGGGTGGTGCACGGTTTGTGAGTTGTCAGGCTTCTTCTTGTGCACTCTTGTGGTTCACATGCTTACATTCTATTGTCAAGAAAATATTCAGGTCCTAGTATCTCACCAATAGTTTAGTCCCAGCTTTAATGTCAAAATAATACAGATCTGAGAAACGATAGCTCCTACACTGTTGATGTGTGATTCTGCAAGACAAAGTCTTACCAGGCAGGTTCATGTTATGATCCCAGACTCTGTGTTGTTTTGGTCTTTGACTGTTAAGAAACTTCTGTTGTTGTCGGTGGAAGCCGGATTTCAAACATTCATGTGATAATTTGGTCCAAAGTTCAGGTTCAAACATTTTTTCCTGCAAATGAGCAGTAGTTTCATCATCGTTATAGTAACCACAGTGAACTAAAGGTGTAGTTTAATCGACTCATTACAGTAGTAATGTAAAATTCTACTCACTTTACAGTGTATTTGCCTCGTCTTCATAACAGCAGTCACGCTGTACTTGTGTTCTGTGATGAGTTTGCATGCAGCAGGCACCCTGAGGTACATAGCTCTAGGCTCATATTTCTTCACCTTATGAACCATTAAAACAATAAACTATGAGTTATTAAAACAACAGGATGATGTCATGTGATCATGGTCTCAGATCTACACATGCTTAGAATGATTGACAATTGCAAATGAAGGCAGCAGGTTCATTACTTCATGTAAAATCAAGGATGTTGGAGCAGCTAAAAACTTACGAAAGCGTTTACGTCATCTACGTTGACGTTGATGGACAGGAGATTGCATTTTCTAGTGTGTTTTGGTGGTGTGAGGAACAGCAGAACTTGGCCACTAACTCGTCTGATGTATTTCGAAGTTCCTCTTCTACGCCTTGAACTGACGCCAAATGAAGACAAATGTGGGACATCGATGACCACATGAGTGTCTGTGATCTCCAGCGCATCAATGAAGCTCATTCCATGGTTAGTGATGTGGGCGATGGACAGCAGGTTTTCATAGAGCGGAGCTGTGAAAACATTATTACTCAGACACAAAAAGATACAAACTACATGAAACAAAACTAGTCAATTACAAAAAAATTCCACGAAAAAATTCCACAACTACATAAGAACTCGTGAAACTAATCAAAGCTCACCTGAagtaaaataaagagaaagacTCAATAATTATTTCTACACTCGAAAAAATCTGTAGCTAAAAATACTGAAATGTTCACAGAACACAGTTAACAAAACCAAACTAACTTCCTTACCAGGTTCTATCTCACAGTGTGGGAAGTGGAGCTGACGAACAGCGTTATCTGGACACTCGATACTGAACAGCGGCCCTGCAGGGTGTCCTACTAGCTGACTCCAAGAGGTCCTCATCCCATTGGACAGTCCTGTACTGAAGGCCCGCCTCCTTATGCACGACAAACACCAATCCAGTCCGAGTACAATGGAATGAACCTGAACGGGGACACCTGAACCTGTAAAAAACCAACAAGTCATATTAACACACCAAGTATTAGACCTTCTGTGCACATGCTTCAGCTGTAGTTTAACATCCATTGGAAGTGAAGTGTATCTTCAGTTGGTCATGAACGCTGCTTTGTCTAAACATTGTCAAGGAGACCTGACTGCTGTGGTTAAGGCAAAGCTACATGAGATTCAAATACTGCTCAACATTAAACACTACTCACTTTAAGAAGAAAGACaagctctacatcaggggtcaccaatcctggtcctcaagggctggtatcctgcatgttttagatgtttccctcttccagcacacctgacagtcattatcaggcttctgcagcgcttgatgataggcttatcatttgaatcaggtgtgttggaagagggatacatctaaaacatgcaggattccggccctcaaggaccaggattggtgacccctgctctacatgatgcACATCCTAAAGTTAAGAAGACTTCATTCATATGAGTCAAAACTCAAAGGCTGACAACAGGAAACCAAGTGGATAAAGGTAAAGAGACGGTGTTAACACTGTCTCAGGACCCACTTAGTGGTTCAGTGTGATCACAGTTGAACAGTGTGCCAAAGTAAACACCTCAAGGTCCTTCACAATGTCAACAACAGAGGCCACCAAAGGTGGAGAACTGCTTCATCAGTACTTGCACTTAAAGATGGTCCATCAGATTCTTCAAGATTACTGTTACAGGATGTATAGGTACTGCTCAACCATCAGGACCACACAGTGAAAACATACAGGGTTTTTAACAACAGCTCAAGTGTACTACACTCCTACCAAACAGGTAGGACTACAAGGCTCTCCAGGACCTCAGCTGTGCATTGTTATGCtacattccagagtgctgggagatGGGAACTTTCCGACGTCCAACTCACGTAAAACGCATTGGAACACCTGTCCCAAGCTGGAGGTccttgttgcaaagtggggccagattgAAATACCCTGACCTCACAGCAAACTACAACTTGACGTCCACACAACAATGGCGACGCACAATTTGCAAGTTTGcaatgaaaaaacaaacttcacaatgtataattagctTATCCGTCATTTTGCTTCTTCCATCTCGTCTGCatatatgagaacactgtactGCGACAGTCAAATGCATCTTcattaacaaagcaaataggagcttagatctgcaatctccatgtttgttgtttatgttcaacattgatcacctggaatactttaAGGTGGGATGCAGTTAACTCCAAGTGAGACATATTCTACCTCCaagcactctggaatgcagcataagacTAGATGTACAGCCACGACAGACCTTCAGAATCACACGAGCACAATATCAGTTTTAAAACACTCCAACCCTGTCATGTCTCTGCAGAAGTACAAGAGTCTTATAGGTCTCCCTGCTGGTCAAGCCCCACTCACAAGGGTCCTGGACCCCTCTTACTTATTCACCCTAGTTATACTGATCCAGCTGGGACCCTAGAAGGTCCAGAAGAGATCTGAGCTTAGCCCAGGTGGAAAACATCCCACAGCCCTGCCACACTCACTCAACAGTCTATGTCCATCACCAGTGTCTGTTCACCACAATGTGTCCACAAACCACTGAGCTGAAGAGGAATATGTACAAATGTTCTCATACGACTTGCTGCCTTTTTCAGAGAGTGCCCAATAGAAAGAGAGCAAAAGACGCCATCGAAATGATAGAGGAAAAAGATGACTTCCATGGAAGTTGAGGGGGTTCTACAGGATGCTCAGTACCCTGTTGGAAAATGTCACATGTCCTTCTTCAAACCAATGACAGAAGCATTCTTGCCAAGTCTGAGAAATAGAACAGACTGGTAAATGACAGGGCATCAATCAGGTCAATGTTCTCCTGCCCTAGACCACCCCTGGGTACCATTCCCTTCCTCCCAGTGTGATACTGCAGGTCTACAAAGATTAACAGGATCTGAGCAGTTGATGCCTCTAATGTTCGATAAAGGTGAATCCTGCTTGTGGATTTCAGTACAAAGACCCCAGCTCTGCCCTCACAGGACCACTACTGGTGAGCCTACGGGACTCAAATGACTACTGTCCCATCATGGCTATAATAATGTTGGTTTAAAGTATTTGTGGGTCCAAAACTCCCAGAGATTCAACTAATGACTGAATCCAGCTGCTGGTCCTGTGTAGACACAGTTCATAATCCTGCTGATGAAATGGGGCTGTAGACTGTAGAAGAGCTTGCGggccctctttttcttttttcttgcatGGATTGTTGTGAGTGGCCTTTGAAGTTCATCCATGGTGTTGAGCATTGAACTATCAAGAGCACTATAATgcctgcatttccactacatggtatcagctggactcgactcgactcggcctttttgcgtttctattACGAAAAAAGgacctggtacctggtactagttttttggtatcacctccgctgaggttccaggactggggaaagATACTAAAACGGGACGGGTAAACACTGCaggaccactgattggtcagagagtgtctctgtgacccgccgttttacaaaaaacagaatgcggaagttgacagtaaaatagcagtaggttaatccacatgatgtcagcctgcaaaactacaccatggtttgtcgaggagttctagacataaaaattcagcctgagtttgacgagacaacacacaacaagcgacttatcagcaactctgagcagacgacatgggaagtaacgcactgcatctctatgacgtccaggtactgtaaagtcagtagtatcctatcatggaaacgatctccaggaataggacctggtacctgagtcgagtcgagctgagccgagtcgagctgagccgagtcgagctgagccgagtcgagcccggttccacgtagtggaaatgcggcattagtctACATTCTATGGGAGGAACATCAACTGCTCCACTCTGCTAAACACTACTCTCAATGGATCTTTAACCGAGGTCGCCCTGTAGGAACTTCATGAGAAGGCTGTTCAGGGTGACATACTGACAGTATGTGTATCCTGGAGGTAGAAGAGTTTGTGCTGGATAGTCTTCAGCATGACTGCAGAGTTGGACACTGAAGGAGGGATCATTCAGTTTGGGAGGCACCAGGAACTGGCCCCATACTTTTGGTAAAAGAATGTAATGCCAATGTCACTCCATGTGACCTGAGCAGGAGTATGCTGGGACCTTCAGGTTCTTGTGAGGTTCTATGTTTGAAGGGACTGTTGCAGATGGACATCTGTCAGTAACAAAGACGCAACACCTACCTGCTTACACCACTTAAAGACACCCGATATTTAACTGCAACAGCGACCATAATGCTGTATATGTTTTCAGAAGGACTGTGTCTCAGTCAGCAGACCAGGAACACCTGTGTCTATCTTCATTTGTTTCACATTTAGGAAAAAATCTGAACCCACCACACTGAGTGGAAATTGTTGACACAACTGATTTGGACACACTGGGATTTGAAACAGGACCCTTTGGATCCCCAGAGCAGATATCTTACTGATTCCCTCACTGTAGAAGCAAAGGTACCTTCAGACCTTCTCACAAATTCAGGTAATAACCTCACATGGGGCCAACTGGATTAAGTATTTAATGATGCAGATACTTGTGGGACACAACAAGAAGAAAAAGGATAGGAGAACAAGGCTTACACTGtcggggccgacagcaagggtacatccctgaaatccccccaatcctctgctcccccaaccatttggaaaaaacacaccacctggtgtcaaaatatgttATCATATAAACTCAAAGTAGTGGCATGAAAaaagataattgttagacaatcgatatgaactcaatttaaGTTGCACCGACCTGATAGAGGTAGAATAACAGTCAGAGAACCAGTTTTCTCCACAAAACTCCAgctaatgaatgaaaatgaccccatatgaactctggacatttgtaagatgatcaatatgaaccaaattttatctcaatcgccTTATAATTGCACAATTTCTGCCCAAAGAAACTGATATTTGtgtgggggggggcttatttcaggaaaatcttcagattcaactttagccctgattttctgatgctacaagatgttctaagcactcctgtgtaattttttttttttaattttcatccaaaccccccccccccaccccgaaaattactttttcaaccctatAAACAcggggtttttggcaactttcaaaccttcttcacttttgataaagtacaaggtaacaatctgctcatgctgggcccttaaatgtttttttgtgagacatgtcatgtcttcagagtgctttgcactataaaaggtgtagtgtcaaggtcaaattataggtcaaaggtcacccaaatggtccaaaatgcatatttgatggaatgaagctgttcatgtgggttcttccaaatgttgggctcaggttctctcctcagaacacatctactgaccacaaacaactgacattcaatcagacacattcaacacaactatttactcaatgtattctccatatagacatgtcaaaaagaacaaacggtagtttcacatgactttgacatttacatgaatgtgTCCTGttgtgggtgacacagtggtgcagtggttagcactggtgcctcacagacagaaggtcctgggttcaattccaacaccagttgatggggggtgggacctttctgtgtggagtttacatgttctccccgtgtctgtgtaggttctctctGGGTGCGCCGTTTTCCtcccatccaaacacatgctctgataggttaatgggttaatctaaatcgcccataggtgtgaatgtgacagtggttatTTGTcctgtatatgttcagtctgtgatggaactggcgaaatgtccacggtgtaccctgccttcgcccataagtagctgggagaggctccgcccccgtggaccctagtgaggataaagcggattcagaaaatgaatgaatgaatgaagtgttagtgattccctcctaaatgtgtgctagtgtttcccgccacactaatggcggcaaattcaaatggaatgtacatgttgcaatattttgtctctaat
This genomic window from Sphaeramia orbicularis chromosome 20, fSphaOr1.1, whole genome shotgun sequence contains:
- the LOC115411314 gene encoding uncharacterized protein LOC115411314, with amino-acid sequence MVQRNSSLSAQRLRLDHLTGRSSHPKIQQSLEQLCTGSGVPVQVHSIVLGLDWCLSCIRRRAFSTGLSNGMRTSWSQLVGHPAGPLFSIECPDNAVRQLHFPHCEIEPAPLYENLLSIAHITNHGMSFIDALEITDTHVVIDVPHLSSFGVSSRRRRGTSKYIRRVSGQVLLFLTPPKHTRKCNLLSINVNVDDVNAFVKKYEPRAMYLRVPAACKLITEHKYSVTAVMKTRQIHCKEKMFEPELWTKLSHECLKSGFHRQQQKFLNSQRPKQHRVWDHNMNLPAPAAFKRPQQDVPPKKKLLSVGRRQWRQQLCRRRKIGGKYKRKTKRQLLNVLQELGDDEFEEFKWFLNQEKQGDIPPITKKLLENATTTRVVDLMVQRYEESGAVEVTRRVLKNMNMNELRKKLRNLH